A single genomic interval of Odontesthes bonariensis isolate fOdoBon6 chromosome 3, fOdoBon6.hap1, whole genome shotgun sequence harbors:
- the tusc2b gene encoding tumor suppressor 2, mitochondrial calcium regulator b, giving the protein MGGSGSKSKGFWPFSGSASGDDPAKDGNEPPLARVRSFPGATPFVFTRRSSMFFDEDGDLAHEFYEETIVTKNGRKKAKLKRIQKNLTPQGIIKLEHPCIHVDFPVILCEA; this is encoded by the exons ATGGGGGGTAGTGGCTCCAAATCCAAAGGATTTTGGCCTTTTTCTGGCTCAGCTAGTGGGGATGATCCTGCCAAAGATGGAAACGAACCGCCACTGGCAAGAGTTCGAAGTTTCCCGGGTGCCACACCTTTTGTGTTTACCAGACGAAG CTCGATGTTCTTTGACGAAGATGGTGACCTGGCCCATGAGTTCTATGAAGAGACAATTGTGACAAAGAATGGACGTAAAAAAGCCAAGCTGAAAAGGATTCAGAAAAACTTGACGCCTCAG GGAATTATAAAGTTGGAGCACCCATGCATCCATGTCGATTTCCCAGTTATCCTCTGTGAAGCCTGA
- the abhd14a gene encoding protein ABHD14A isoform X2, translating to MNFLRNRLVVLGLVLLATLLLYLLLPSIRQGSMEPSLEAQRMGLLATSPPALSAINVSIRTGQLPGDPPLFFREALPIDGAGRQILPRLQVVLLHGQAFTSQTWEELGTMALLATNGYQALAMDLPGYGKSPDSDALKTDQSRVDLLSRFMESLGVRAAVLLSPSMSGHYSIPFLVKNSAQLRGFIPIAPVGTRSYSPEQYQNIQTPTLIVFGALDTNLGAQSHKNLLQLPNHYVLKLEGARHACYKDKPLEFHQGLIEFLNKLK from the exons ATGAATTTCTTGCGTAATCGTCTTGTTGTTTTGGGCCTGGTGTTGTTGGCCACGTTGCTGCTGTATCTTTTGCTGCCATCCATTCGTCAGGGCAGCATGGAGCCGTCACTCGAAGCTCAAAGAATGGGGCTGCTGGCCACCTCTCCCCCTGCACTTTCAGCCATCAACGTGTCCATCCGCACCGGACAGCTGCCCGGGGACCCTCCTTTGTTTTTCCGAGAAGCTCTACCTATAGATGGAGCTGGGAGGCAAATATTACCAAG GCTGCAAGTTGTCCTTCTGCATGGTCAGGCCTTCACTTCGCAAACCTGGGAAGAACTGGGTACCATGGCCCTGCTGGCAACTAATGGATATCAGGCTTTAGCAATGGACCTGCCAG GGTATGGAAAATCACCCGACTCAGATGCGCTGAAGACTGACCAGAGTCGGGTGGACCTCCTCTCAAGGTTCATGGAGTCTTTGGGCGTCAGAGCAGCTGTGCTTTTGAGCCCCTCCATGAGCGGACATTACTCCATTCCCTTCCTCGTGAAGAACAGTGCACAGCTGCGCGGCTTCATTCCTATAGCACCCGTTGGGACTCGGAGTTACTCTCCAGAGCAGTACCAAAATATTCAG ACTCCCACTCTGATTGTGTTTGGAGCCCTGGACACTAATCTAGGTGCCCAGTCCCACAAAAACCTCCTCCAGCTTCCTAATCACTATGTGCTAAAGTTGGAAGGAGCTCGCCACGCTTGTTACAAGGACAAACCCCTTGAATTTCACCAGGGATTGATTGAGTTCCTCAACAAACTGAAGTGA
- the abhd14a gene encoding protein ABHD14A isoform X1 translates to MQTKLISIPMTSPLLRHMTPFRQRLPGSNQSYRSKPRKMFDTKPQLMMGMTTEAGTPCVHPQRPAPASLKPKVLHLDEMNFLRNRLVVLGLVLLATLLLYLLLPSIRQGSMEPSLEAQRMGLLATSPPALSAINVSIRTGQLPGDPPLFFREALPIDGAGRQILPRLQVVLLHGQAFTSQTWEELGTMALLATNGYQALAMDLPGYGKSPDSDALKTDQSRVDLLSRFMESLGVRAAVLLSPSMSGHYSIPFLVKNSAQLRGFIPIAPVGTRSYSPEQYQNIQTPTLIVFGALDTNLGAQSHKNLLQLPNHYVLKLEGARHACYKDKPLEFHQGLIEFLNKLK, encoded by the exons ATGCAAACTAAATTAATAAGTATCCCGATGACGTCACCATTGCTTCGTCACATGACTCCCTTCCGGCAGCGCTTACCCGGAAGTAACCAATCCTACAGATCTAAACCACGCAAAATGTTTGATACCAAACCACAACTTATGATGGGTATGACGACTGAGGCAGGAACACCGTGTGTGCACCCACAACGACCCGCTCCAGCTTCACTGAAACCAAAA GTTCTTCATCTGGATGAAATGAATTTCTTGCGTAATCGTCTTGTTGTTTTGGGCCTGGTGTTGTTGGCCACGTTGCTGCTGTATCTTTTGCTGCCATCCATTCGTCAGGGCAGCATGGAGCCGTCACTCGAAGCTCAAAGAATGGGGCTGCTGGCCACCTCTCCCCCTGCACTTTCAGCCATCAACGTGTCCATCCGCACCGGACAGCTGCCCGGGGACCCTCCTTTGTTTTTCCGAGAAGCTCTACCTATAGATGGAGCTGGGAGGCAAATATTACCAAG GCTGCAAGTTGTCCTTCTGCATGGTCAGGCCTTCACTTCGCAAACCTGGGAAGAACTGGGTACCATGGCCCTGCTGGCAACTAATGGATATCAGGCTTTAGCAATGGACCTGCCAG GGTATGGAAAATCACCCGACTCAGATGCGCTGAAGACTGACCAGAGTCGGGTGGACCTCCTCTCAAGGTTCATGGAGTCTTTGGGCGTCAGAGCAGCTGTGCTTTTGAGCCCCTCCATGAGCGGACATTACTCCATTCCCTTCCTCGTGAAGAACAGTGCACAGCTGCGCGGCTTCATTCCTATAGCACCCGTTGGGACTCGGAGTTACTCTCCAGAGCAGTACCAAAATATTCAG ACTCCCACTCTGATTGTGTTTGGAGCCCTGGACACTAATCTAGGTGCCCAGTCCCACAAAAACCTCCTCCAGCTTCCTAATCACTATGTGCTAAAGTTGGAAGGAGCTCGCCACGCTTGTTACAAGGACAAACCCCTTGAATTTCACCAGGGATTGATTGAGTTCCTCAACAAACTGAAGTGA
- the rassf1 gene encoding ras association domain-containing protein 1, whose amino-acid sequence MSKCELIELKDLSVNDPIELAAPAPHSAPQPVHPAQPSHYHVVRLVGDTVSIETPERHTGEAAVGHDFQPDNYTHLTWCDLCGEFIWGLYKQSLRCANCSYTCHHRCRPFIQLDCSAQGSVLTANADYADDSIETDTNVDEQIELGKQELSVGEIQQRVKEYNVQINNNLYMVDNKDGSYTGFIKVHFQLVRPISLPPPPQCQSSTEEDDQTGRQMKRRTSFYLPKDAAKHLHISSETRVREVIEALLNKFTVVDNPAKFALFERTEKQSQVYLRKLSHDERPLYLRLCAGPSETALSLVLKENETGDVNWDAFSLPELCNFLRILQREEEEHVRQIVKRYALAKDTMRQAVARINTPG is encoded by the exons ATGTCTAAATGTGAGCTGATTGAGCTGAAGGACCTCAGTGTAAATGATCCCATCGAGCTGGCTGCTCCGGCCCCCCACAGCGCCCCGCAGCCTGTACACCCAGCTCAGCCCAGCCACTACCACGTCGTCCGCCTAGTTGGAGACACTGTCAGCATTGAGACACCGGAGCGCCACACGGGAGAGGCTGCCGTGGGTCACGACTTCCAGCCCGACAACTACACGCATCTCACCTGGTGTGATCTGTGTGGAGAGTTCATCTGGGGTCTTTATAAGCAGAGTTTGCGCTGTGCCA ACTGCAGTTACACTTGTCACCACCGCTGCCGACCATTCATCCAACTCGACTGCAGCGCACAGGGAAGTGTGTTGACAGCAAATGCAGATTACGCTGATGACTCCATCGAGACCGACACAAATGTG gATGAACAGATCGAATTGGGTAAACAGGAGTTAAGTGTTGGTGAGATTCAACAGAGAGTGAAGGAATACAACGTCCAGATTAACAACAATCTCTACATGGTCGAT AATAAGGACGGGTCCTACACTGGTTTCATCAAGGTGCACTTTCAGTTAGTCCGTCCcatctccctccctcctcctcctcagtgcCAGAGCTCCACAGAGGAGGACGATCAGACGGGCAGACAGATGAAACGGCGAACGTCTTTCTACCTCCCCAAAGATGCTGCAAAGCACCTACATATAAGCTCTGAAACACGGGTACGAGAAGTCATCGAGGCACTGCTGAACAAGTTCACTGTGGTGGACAACCCAGCGAAGTTTGCCTTGTTTGAACGCACTGAGAAGCAAAGTCAGG TGTACCTGCGTAAGCTGTCTCACGATGAGCGTCCTCTTTATCTACGCCTGTGTGCTGGCCCCAGCGAAACagccctgagtctggttctgaagGAAAATGAGACGGGGGATGTAAAC TGGGATGCATTTAGCCTTCCGGAGCTGTGCAACTTCTTGCGAATTCTGCAGCGTGAGGAAGAAGAGCACGTGCGGCAGATAGTGAAGCGCTACGCTCTCGCTAAAGACACGATGAGGCAGGCCGTGGCTCGGATAAACACCCCtggctga
- the hyal2b gene encoding hyaluronidase-2 has translation MGAVFHSLLITAGQLPLLILTLFTSWTVMSSADTKQTRWPLYSQKPVLLVWNAPTQECRTRHGVTLSLDQFDIVATPNEGFVRQNLTMFYKERLGLYPYYEHGGTALNGGLPQLASLTQHYEKMPDGLKKYIQEPQAKGLSVIDWEEWRPLWIRNWDSKYIYRNKSQVLVAKKNPEWPPEQVEKVARQEFELSARKFMLETLKLAKNLRPNQLWGFYLFPDCYNHNYKDDLKNYTGRCPPIETQRNDQLNWLWMECTAFFPSIYMGSVLRSTNYGRLFVRNRVKEAMRLASVGDGLARPVFVYTRPTYNSQMTLLTELDLVSTIGESVALGAAGVIFWGDTSYASSTSCSTLNKYLMGPLGRYLLNVSTAAERCSQMLCKSHGRCLRKVPDSDVYLHLSPSTHRITSQSGKLKVTGMPGQAELAVFRTHFQCQCYSGYRGDACEQKEKGQNRASSVLGTWPLCLLLPLGLLSLLH, from the exons ATGGGGGCTGTATTTCACTCTCTTCTCATCACAGCCGGCCAGCTGCCATTGTTGATTCTGACTCTGTTTACATCATGGACGGTCATGTCTTCAGCAGACACAAAGCAGACAAGATGGCCATTATATTCCCAGAAGCCAGTTCTTCTTGTCTGGAATGCCCCGACACAGGAATGTCGGACACGACATGGTGTTACTTTGTCTTTGGACCAGTTTGACATTGTTGCAACCCCCAATGAGGGCTTTGTCCGGCAGAATCTCACAATGTTCTATAAGGAACGCCTTGGGTTGTATCCCTATTACGAGCATGGGGGCACTGCATTGAATGGAGGCCTTCCACAGCTTGCCAGCCTCACTCAACATTATGAAAAGATGCCCGATGGTCTGAAGAAATACATTCAAGAACCTCAGGCAAAAGGTTTGTCCGTTATTGATTGGGAGGAGTGGCGCCCATTATGGATTCGAAATTGGGATTCTAAATATATCTATCGCAACAAATCACAAGTATTGGTGGCCAAGAAAAACCCAGAGTGGCCCCCAGAACAAGTGGAGAAAGTTGCACGGCAAGAATTTGAGCTTTCAGCTCGAAAATTCATGCTGGAGACTCTGAAACTTGCAAAGAATCTGAGGCCCAATCAGCTGTGGGGGTTCTACTTGTTTCCCGATTGTTACAACCACAACTACAAGGATGACCTGAAAAACTACACAGGCCGCTGTCCTCCTATCGAGACGCAACGAAATGATCAGCTGAACTGGTTATGGATGGAATGTACAGCATTTTTTCCGTCGATATACATGGGTTCTGTACTACGCTCTACAAATTATGGGCGCCTGTTTGTCCGAAACAGGGTGAAAGAGGCGATGCGCCTGGCATCCGTTGGGGATGGATTAGCACGCCCTGTTTTTGTTTATACCCGACCTACTTACAACAGTCAGATGACCCTCCTCACTGAG CTAGATTTGGTTTCCACCATCGGTGAAAGCGTTGCACTCGGAGCTGCGGGTGTGATCTTCTGGGGGGACACCTCCTATGCAAGCAGC ACCAGCTGCTCCACCCTGAATAAGTATCTTATGGGACCACTGGGTCGGTACCTCCTCAATGTGTCTACAGCAGCAGAGCGGTGTAGCCAGATGCTGTGTAAATCTCACGGCCGCTGTCTTCGCAAAGTACCTGACAGTGATGTATATCTTCATCTCAGCCCCTCAACACACAGGATAACAAGTCAGAGTGGCAAGTTGAAGGTTACTGGAATGCCTGGCCAAGCCGAGCTGGCTGTTTTCCGCACACATTTCCAGTGCCAGTGCTACAGTGGGTACCGAGGTGACGCGTGTGAGCAGAAAGAAAAAGGGCAGAATAGAGCCTCCTCTGTCTTGGGGACCTGGCCTCTCTGCCTTTTACTCCCACTCGgcctcctctctctgcttcatTGA